One part of the Hippopotamus amphibius kiboko isolate mHipAmp2 chromosome 14, mHipAmp2.hap2, whole genome shotgun sequence genome encodes these proteins:
- the TEX30 gene encoding testis-expressed protein 30 isoform X1, with the protein MSHTEVKLKIPFGNKLLDAVCLVPNKSLTYGIILTHGASGDMNLPHLMSLASHLASHGFFCLRFTCKGLNIVHRIKAYKSVLNYLKTSGEYKLAGVFLGGRSMGSRAAASVMCHTEPDDADDFVRGLICISYPLHHPKQQHKLRDEDLFRIKDPVLFVSGSADEMCEKNLLEKVAQKMQAPSKIHWIEKANHSMAVKGRSTNDVFKEINTQILFWVQEITETDKK; encoded by the exons gttaaattaaaaataccttttgGAAATAAATTGCTAGATGCTGTTTGTTTGGTACCTAACAAGAGCTTAACATATGGAATAATTCTTACACATGGAGCATCAGGAGATATGAATCTTCCTCATTTGATGTCACTGGCATCCCATCTTGCATCTCATGGGTTTTTTTGCCTGAGATTTACCTGTAAAGGCCTTAATATTGTACATAGAATTAAGGCATATAAATCAGTTTTG AATTACCTAAAGACCTCAGGAGAATACAAACTTGCAGGTGTTTTTCTTGGAG gTCGTTCAATGGGCTCAAGAGCAGCTGCCTCTGTCATGTGCCATACTGAgccagatgatgctgatgattTTGTTCGAGGCCTCATTTGTATTTCCTACCCACTGCACCATCCGAAGCAGCAGCATAAACTTAGAGATGAAGATCTCTTTCGTATAAAAGATCCTGTACTGTTTGTGTCAGGCTCAGCAGATGAAATGTGTGAAAAG aacTTGTTGGAGAAAGTGGCACAGAAAATGCAAGCTCCTAGTAAAATCCACTGGATTGAGAAGGCAAATCATTCCATGGCAGTGAAAGGACGGTCAACAaatgatgttttcaaagaaataaatacacagattttGTTTTGGGTCCAGGAAATCACTGAAACGGACAAGAAATAA
- the TEX30 gene encoding testis-expressed protein 30 isoform X2 — protein sequence MNLPHLMSLASHLASHGFFCLRFTCKGLNIVHRIKAYKSVLNYLKTSGEYKLAGVFLGGRSMGSRAAASVMCHTEPDDADDFVRGLICISYPLHHPKQQHKLRDEDLFRIKDPVLFVSGSADEMCEKNLLEKVAQKMQAPSKIHWIEKANHSMAVKGRSTNDVFKEINTQILFWVQEITETDKK from the exons ATGAATCTTCCTCATTTGATGTCACTGGCATCCCATCTTGCATCTCATGGGTTTTTTTGCCTGAGATTTACCTGTAAAGGCCTTAATATTGTACATAGAATTAAGGCATATAAATCAGTTTTG AATTACCTAAAGACCTCAGGAGAATACAAACTTGCAGGTGTTTTTCTTGGAG gTCGTTCAATGGGCTCAAGAGCAGCTGCCTCTGTCATGTGCCATACTGAgccagatgatgctgatgattTTGTTCGAGGCCTCATTTGTATTTCCTACCCACTGCACCATCCGAAGCAGCAGCATAAACTTAGAGATGAAGATCTCTTTCGTATAAAAGATCCTGTACTGTTTGTGTCAGGCTCAGCAGATGAAATGTGTGAAAAG aacTTGTTGGAGAAAGTGGCACAGAAAATGCAAGCTCCTAGTAAAATCCACTGGATTGAGAAGGCAAATCATTCCATGGCAGTGAAAGGACGGTCAACAaatgatgttttcaaagaaataaatacacagattttGTTTTGGGTCCAGGAAATCACTGAAACGGACAAGAAATAA